In Saccharomyces eubayanus strain FM1318 chromosome XIII, whole genome shotgun sequence, one DNA window encodes the following:
- the STB2 gene encoding Stb2p translates to MLDTITTDTTAGWLEKSMQDFDEISPQRDVLDDDFLSKEHGQDNASADYYDEVDNEGTNYSGSGYYGYSDDSETIGLARNDTSGQFPPLDSFIFPDSRALFLLDLATYTDLTYEEIIIHGFEIYIVEQWVACRNLSTLITSYTGNSQDTISGIRVVLPKETRVWPGKFKQYYGELMEFARPKFTPKGTLFITNLSGVSFGLNLLHVECGDLRTIWKDFEVNFDLKNLHCGGRSGNLLCPPTMASLEKFSQLFRIPTNSFIAQHPQMIQQQQPRLSAEEYKFFGSHRNGISSGKSPVVEMITLVQISLSYFNFLHKNYQTDGLLCEDTKRAIDEWWEIYGKLYLGMEKPKNECTLGPTTVAGLISLILCCYFKLMIENCISSKDPFDEVGFFQGVYNFQKKHGLNKGISRACLNPRTLEKLFEVTAKISNKDIFKLKKMVKSTIQDIIGKGNPINLSHDILTTDLDTLVHNIHGGSVGILWKGKGQPRKTCIDISNEEFLKFDYQRGNPDRQIRERELLLEKLRLEKIAYAQKHASKKVSSSSFNSSESVTGINGMPSSATVSSMFPNYDNTKYVYNFGINKLYQGEYYRRNSFPYCNDWTHGSCYEDLSEVKEKSSCLYRCNSSSAIQNVVEKWDLPFDPSVVRIARDLLRMKYHIQVQQHIQEMDENFMGRLDKEGTVAQYVKFNERYKKLQELYKKYSEGTKKFEERFQDIDNKQQLLLHEMQELNSLSSRLKYDMRILEVRVRDIESSVAQFDSKLIGLKNSLQGQGKASICSAMDPKNDKEQYDRCVNDLMTTSNPSYEALCLKMLSRRYLTDLKHDTMGWFRWLFGNSSLHRNVNDDDRSIQI, encoded by the coding sequence ATGTTGGACACTATTACTACAGATACCACAGCTGGATggcttgaaaaaagtatgcAAGATTTTGACGAAATCTCCCCTCAAAGGGATGTACTTGATGATGACTTCCTTAGTAAGGAACACGGTCAAGATAATGCAAGTGCAGATTACTACGACGAGGTAGACAATGAAGGGACCAATTATAGTGGCAGTGGCTATTATGGTTACTCGGACGACTCAGAGACCATTGGGCTGGCGAGAAACGACACCTCGGGTCAGTTTCCACCACTAGACAGCTTTATTTTCCCAGATTCTAGGGCTCTGTTCTTGTTGGATTTGGCCACCTATACTGATCTGACTTATGAAGAAATTATCATACACGGCTTCGAAATCTATATAGTGGAACAGTGGGTCGCATGTAGAAATTTGTCAACATTAATCACATCATACACAGGAAACTCTCAAGATACCATATCAGGAATCAGGGTTGTTTTGCCAAAGGAAACACGCGTGTGGCCTGGTAAGTTTAAACAGTATTACGGAGAGTTGATGGAGTTTGCACGGCCAAAATTCACGCCAAAAGGTACTCTTTTTATTACCAATTTATCGGGCGTATCCTTTGGCTTGAACCTATTGCACGTGGAATGCGGAGACTTGAGGACAATTTGGAAGGATTTCGAGGTTAATTtcgatttgaaaaaccttCATTGCGGTGGACGATCGGGAAATTTATTATGTCCTCCGACGATGGCGTCACTCGAGAAGTTTTCACAACTGTTCAGAATTCCCACGAATAGTTTTATAGCCCAACATCCTCAAATGAtacagcagcagcagccaCGTTTGTCTGCGGAAGAGTACAAGTTTTTCGGCAGCCATCGGAATGGGATCAGTAGTGGTAAGTCTCCCGTTGTGGAGATGATAACGTTGGTTCAAATCTCATTAAGCtacttcaattttttaCACAAAAATTACCAAACAGATGGTCTTTTATGCGAAGATACCAAGCGAGCTATAGATGAGTGGTGGGAAATTTACGGGAAATTGTATCTCGGAATGGAAAAACCGAAGAATGAATGCACTTTGGGTCCAACAACAGTAGCTGGTCTAATTAGTTTGATCCTGTGTTGCTATTTCAAACTTATGATTGAAAACTGCATTTCCTCCAAGGATCCATTTGATGAAGTGGGATTTTTCCAAGGTGTCTataatttccaaaaaaagcATGGCCTAAATAAGGGAATTTCAAGAGCTTGTTTGAATCCAAGAACATtagaaaaactttttgaagtgACGGCAAAGATTTCTAACAAAgacattttcaaactcaaaaaaatggtaaaatCAACCATACAAGACATTATAGGGAAGGGCAATCCCATTAATTTGTCACACGATATTCTCACGACAGATCTGGACACACTCGTTCATAATATTCACGGAGGTTCCGTGGGAATATTATGGAAAGGTAAAGGTcaaccaagaaaaacatgTATCGATATATCTAATGAAGAGTTCTTAAAATTTGATtatcaaagaggaaatcCTGATAGGCAAataagagaaagagaattgCTACTGGAAAAACTCCGCTTAGAAAAAATCGCATATGCCCAGAAGCATGCTTCCAAGAAGGTGAGCTCTTCCAGTTTCAACTCATCTGAGAGCGTGACTGGAATTAATGGTATGCCCTCTTCAGCAACAGTATCGTCGATGTTTCCGAACTATGATAACACCAAATATGTCTACAATTTCGGGATTAACAAGTTGTATCAAGGCGAATATTACCGCAGGAATTCATTCCCCTATTGTAATGATTGGACGCACGGCAGTTGTTATGAAGACCTATCAGAGGTGAAGGAAAAGTCATCTTGTTTATACAGGTGCAActcttcttcagcaatTCAAAATGTCGTAGAGAAATGGGATTTACCATTTGACCCATCTGTTGTTCGAATAGCTAGAGATCTATTGCGGATGAAATATCATATCCAAGTGCAACAGCACATACAAGAAATGGATGAGAACTTTATGGGTAGATTGGATAAAGAGGGAACGGTTGCTCAGTACGTGAAATTCAACGAAAGATATAAGAAATTGCAAGAGTTATATAAAAAGTATTCAGAAGGTACAAAAaagtttgaagaaagatttcAAGATATTGACAACAAGCAGCAGCTCCTTCTTCATGAGATGCAAGAATTGAATTCACTATCATCGAGATTAAAATACGATATGCGGATTTTGGAAGTCCGTGTGAGAGACATTGAAAGTAGTGTTGCTCAATTTGATTCTAAATTGATTGGGTTAAAAAATTCCCTGCAGGGGCAAGGTAAGGCCAGTATATGCTCGGCGATGGATCCCAAGAATGATAAAGAGCAATACGATAGGTGCGTAAATGATCTGATGACCACTAGTAACCCCTCTTATGAAGCTCTGTGCTTGAAGATGTTGAGCCGCCGTTATTTGACGGATTTGAAGCACGATACTATGGGTTGGTTTAGATGGTTGTTTGGCAACAGTTCTTTGCATAGAAATGTCAATGACGACGATAGAAGCATACAAATTTAA
- a CDS encoding SDR family oxidoreductase, which translates to MKVFVTGASGFIGTAVVSELASLGHEVVGLARSEESAAKIKSLNPAVKILHGELKDLDTLKRGAAESEGVIHLGFVHDFKKFDECCEIDRQATVAMLESLKGTNRPFIYTSGTFGLRSGKVAHEGDASDENFKSPRALTEETALSYKDKGVSVRCVKLAPSVHGKGDKAFIPMLMNIAKTAGESGYVGQGRNVWPAVHRLDAAHLFRLVLEKGRSGRVYHGVAEQGIPLKDIAQAIGEVLDVPAVSIPVNNAEEHFGIMVLFIARDGPTSSETTRKELGWEPKQLGLLQDIRTNYRSA; encoded by the coding sequence ATGAAAGTATTTGTAACTGGGGCTTCGGGATTCATTGGTACCGCTGTAGTATCGGAACTGGCCAGTCTGGGTCATGAGGTTGTTGGTCTAGCAAGATCTGAAGAATCTGCTGCAAAGATTAAATCATTGAATCCTGCCGTGAAGATCCTCCACGGCGAACTCAAGGATTTAGACACTTTGAAAAGGGGTGCTGCGGAGTCTGAAGGAGTAATTCATTTAGGTTTTGTTCAtgacttcaaaaaattcgaTGAGTGCTGTGAAATTGATCGCCAGGCTACTGTGGCTATGCTAGAGTCACTTAAAGGCACCAACAGACCATTCATATATACTAGTGGCACGTTCGGGCTACGCTCAGGTAAGGTAGCTCATGAAGGAGATGCTAGCGATGAAAACTTCAAGAGCCCACGTGCACTTACCGAGGAAACTGCGTTGAGTTACAAAGATAAAGGTGTTTCAGTGAGGTGTGTCAAGTTGGCGCCCTCGGTTCATGGAAAGGGAGACAAAGCGTTCATTCCAATGTTGATGAATATTGCAAAAACTGCTGGAGAGTCTGGCTACGTAGGACAGGGCCGAAATGTCTGGCCCGCTGTTCATCGCTTAGATGCAGCCCATTTGTTCAGACTCGTTTTGGAGAAGGGAAGAAGCGGTCGAGTTTACCACGGTGTTGCCGAACAAGGAATACCACTCAAGGACATTGCACAAGCAATTGGAGAGGTTTTGGATGTCCCTGCAGTTTCTATTCCAGTGAACAACGCCGAAGAACATTTTGGCATTATGGTTCTTTTTATCGCAAGAGATGGTCCGACTTCGAGCGAAACTACTCGGAAAGAGCTAGGATGGGAGCCAAAACAACTTGGCCTTCTCCAAGATATTCGCACAAACTACCGATCAGCCTGA
- the FAR3 gene encoding Far3p, translated as MSDARAPRLRKTALTGWESVTIEHRSKLYARSLPTVIHRLCYKDTGKMNSAGNDSFEYLLQLTKTLTAECRSNRQETDRIELLLKRLAKQSGISYDKLSRNIIPDQWKDNETQTVSTPSESQLLIYDNFKLIYEIEKQEYFNGKINALISNINEHFSYIKNFIDEQNVIRGRDVAVFASDKLDERNINLQQNYNLLKTENEETKKKLNTVIEQFETLLKEIDWESIPKDSRHYTRFQKQLEYLQNAYQILK; from the coding sequence ATGAGTGATGCCCGCGCACCGAGACTGCGAAAAACGGCATTAACTGGCTGGGAATCGGTGACTATTGAACATAGATCTAAATTGTACGCTCGTTCTCTGCCAACAGTGATCCATAGGTTATGTTATAAAGACACTGGCAAGATGAATAGCGCAGGCAACGATAGTTTTGagtatcttcttcaattgacTAAAACATTAACAGCAGAATGCCGGTCCAACAGGCAAGAAACTGACCGGATAgaattattattaaaaCGCCTTGCCAAACAATCAGGGATATCTTACGATAAATTGAGCAGAAATATAATTCCAGATCAATGGAAAGATAATGAAACTCAAACGGTATCGACTCCCAGCGAATCACAACTGCTCATTTATGATAATTTCAAGTTGATATACgagattgaaaaacaagaatacTTCAATGGGAAGATTAATGCACTGATCAGCAATATAAATGAGCACTtctcttatataaaaaactttattgaCGAACAAAATGTAATAAGAGGACGAGATGTTGCCGTATTTGCATCAGATAAACTTGACGAAAGAAATATAAATTTGCAACAAAATTACAACCTGCTGAAGACAGAAAACgaggaaacaaaaaagaaattgaataCCGTTATTGAGCAGTTCGAAACGCTACTGAAAGAAATTGATTGGGAGTCTATACCCAAAGACTCTAGACACTATACTcgctttcaaaaacagttAGAATATTTGCAAAACGCATACCAAATATTAAAATAG
- a CDS encoding DUP/COS family protein, with translation MQSHLENNDADENIKLDKLNQSISDEPNASLVSGNITLPEDMFKSHFYYLLYEISHFKLGMFFVILLVISISSVLIFNVNDGNLIVFIFLFLFSIFGSIASLITFNESIKDENFKIKLLLEVITRKPPVEGIEWRTITHNMNQYICDKGYWPTPYYFYCEHGCYNSFRDLIKAKNPDAHSNPSTGDGADTQFITDARDAPNDGDPILEEYFIKAAEIQKQAVREYWKKQYPDADVP, from the coding sequence ATGCAATCTCATttagaaaataatgatgctgatgaaaatatcaaactAGACAAGTTGAACCAAAGCATCTCTGATGAGCCTAATGCATCTTTAGTATCAGGGAATATCACTCTTCCCGAAGACATGTTCAAGTCTcacttttattatttattatacGAGATTTCTCACTTTAAATTAGGTATgttttttgtcattttACTTgtaatttcaatttcatcgGTTCTAATCTTTAATGTTAACGATGGTAACCTCATCGTAttcatatttttgtttttgttttcaatttttggttCAATAGCGTCATTGATTACATTTAACGAATCGattaaagatgaaaactttaaaataaaactgTTACTGGAGGTAATAACACGTAAACCGCCGGTAGAGGGGATAGAATGGAGGACTATTACACACAACATGAATCAATATATATGCGATAAGGGATATTGGCCTACTCCATACTACTTTTACTGTGAACATGGTTGCTATAATAGTTTTCGTGACCTAATTAAAGCAAAGAATCCCGATGCACATTCAAATCCATCAACCGGCGATGGGGCTGATACACAATTTATTACGGATGCGAGAGACGCTCCGAATGATGGCGACCcaattttggaagaatattttattaAGGCAGctgaaattcaaaaacaggCCGTACGAGAATATTGGAAAAAGCAGTATCCAGATGCTGATGTGCCTTAG
- the STV1 gene encoding H(+)-transporting V0 sector ATPase subunit a, with translation MNQEEAIFRSADMTYVQLYIPLEVIREVTFLLGKMGVFMVMDLNKDLTAFQRGYVNQLRRFDEVDRMVSFLNEVVEKHAAETWKYILHIDDEGNDIDQPDMLELINTMELQSLESVNDMVKEITECESRARQLDESLDNLRIKLNDLLEQRQVIFECSRFVEVNPGIAGRARNAEIEREEMDVDDFRLNPDDVSETLSDTFSFDDGSSENLNTPRNNIIRNRSTEDLSFLEQGYQHRYMITGSIRRTKVDVLNRILWRLLRGNLIFQNFPIEVPLLEGKEKVEKDCFIVFTHGETLLKKVKRVIDSLNGKIVSMNTRSSELVETLNNQIDDLQRIVDTTEQTLHTELLVIHDQLPTWAAMMKREKYVYTTLNKFQQESQGLIAEGWVPSTELVHLQNSLKDYIETLGSEYSTVFNVIITNKLPPTYHRTNKFTQAFQSIVDAYGIATYKEINPGLATVVTFPFMFAIMFGDLGHGLILFLIALFLVLNERKFGAMRRDEIFDMAYTGRYVLLLMGAFSVYTGLLYNDIFSKSMTLFKSGWQWPHTFRKGESIEAKKIGVYPIGLDYAWHGTDNGLLFSNSYKMKLSILMGYAHMTYSFMFSYINYKSKNSKVDIIGNFIPGLVFMQSIFGYLSWAIVYKWSKDWIKDDKPAPGLLNMLINMFLAPGTIDDQLFPGQAKLQVVLLLAALVCVPWLLLYKPLTLKRLNKNGGGGMPHGYQSVENIEHDEHLAQQRHSTEGFEGMVISDINSVTDGTNENVGGDEHGSNGVFNFGDVMIHQVIHTIEFCLNCISHTASYLRLWALSLAHAQLSSVLWDMTISNAFSSKDSGSPLAVMKVVFLFGMWFVLTICILVFMEGTSAMLHALRLHWVEAMSKFFEGEGYAYEPFSFGTITE, from the coding sequence ATGaaccaagaagaagctaTATTCCGCTCAGCGGACATGACATATGTCCAGCTGTACATACCGTTGGAAGTTATTAGAGAGGTGACTTTCTTATTAGGGAAAATGGGTGTCTTTATGGTAATGGACCTAAATAAAGACTTGACAGCTTTTCAGAGGGGTTATGTTAACCAGTTGAGGCGGTTTGATGAAGTGGATAGAATGGTGAGTTTCTTGAATGAAGTAGTAGAAAAGCACGCCGCAGAAACCTGGAAGTATATTTTACACATTGATGACGAAGGAAACGACATCGATCAGCCCGATATGCTGGAACTCATCAATACTATGGAACTACAGTCTTTGGAAAGCGTTAATGACATGGTGAAGGAAATCACTGAGTGCGAATCTCGTGCAAGACAATTAGACGAGTCTTTAGATAATCTTCGGATCAAACTAAACGATCTTTTAGAGCAAAGACAAGTAATATTCGAATGCTCAAGATTTGTTGAAGTTAACCCAGGGATTGCTGGAAGAGCCAGAAATGCTGAAATCGAACGAGAAGAAATGGACGTGGACGACTTCAGGCTAAATCCGGATGATGTAAGCGAAACATTAAGCGacactttttcttttgatgatGGAAGTTCAGAGAACTTAAATACTCCGagaaataatattattagaAACCGATCGACCGAAGATCTAAGCTTTTTAGAGCAAGGATACCAGCATAGATATATGATAACTGGTTCCATCAGAAGGACTAAGGTAGACGTATTAAACAGGATACTGTGGAGGTTGTTACGTGGTAACTTAATCTTTCAGAATTTTCCAATAGAGGTGCCGTTGTTGGAaggcaaagaaaaggtGGAGAAGGACTGCTTCATCGTTTTCACTCATGGTGAAACACTGCTGAAGAAGGTTAAACGTGTTATAGATTCTTTGAATGGTAAAATTGTTTCTATGAATACACGTTCCAGTGAATTAGTTGAAACTTTAAACAACCAAATCGATGATCTACAAAGAATTGTTGATACAACAGAGCAAACTTTACACACAGAGCTGCTTGTCATCCATGACCAATTGCCCACATGGGCTGCcatgatgaaaagagaaaaatacgTTTATACCACGTTGAACAAATTCCAGCAAGAATCTCAAGGTCTAATAGCAGAAGGCTGGGTACCTTCTACGGAATTAGTTCATTTACAAAACTCGTTAAAGGATTACATCGAAACATTGGGTTCTGAATACAGTACTGTCTTCAATGTGATCATAACCAATAAACTGCCACCAACATATCACAGAACAAATAAATTCACCCAGGCGTTCCAATCGATCGTTGATGCATATGGTATTGCTACCtataaagaaatcaatCCCGGTTTAGCCACTGTAGTTACTTTTCCCTTCATGTTTGCCATCATGTTTGGTGATTTGGGCCATGgtttaattttatttttgattgcGTTGTTTTTAGTGCTAAATGAACGTAAATTCGGGGCGATGCGTAgagatgaaatttttgacaTGGCATACACTGGTAGATATGTTTTGCTGTTAATGGGTGCATTTTCTGTATATACAGGGCTATTGTACAACGATATCTTTTCGAAGTCTATGACGTTATTCAAATCTGGTTGGCAATGGCCCCACACCTTTAGGAAAGGTGAATCTATTGAGGCGAAAAAGATTGGAGTTTATCCAATAGGGTTAGACTATGCATGGCACGGTACCGATAATGgattacttttttctaaCTCTTATAAGATGAAACTGTCGATTTTAATGGGGTATGCACATATGACGTATTCCTTCATGTTTTCTTACATCAACtacaaatcaaaaaattctaaaGTGGACATAATTGGGAATTTCATCCCTGGATTAGTATTCATGCAGTCGATATTTGGTTATTTGTCATGGGCTATTGTATATAAATGGTCGAAGGACTGGATCAAGGATGACAAGCCTGCTCCAGGTCTACTGAATATGCTAATCAATATGTTTTTGGCACCAGGAACAATTGATGATCAATTATTTCCCGGACAAGCCAAGTTACAAGTTGTACTATTGCTTGCGGCGCTAGTTTGCGTTCCATGGTTGTTGTTATATAAACCATTAACATTAAAAAGACTGAACAAGAACGGCGGTGGTGGTATGCCTCACGGATACCAAAGTGTGGAGAATATTGAACATGATGAACATCTGGCTCAACAACGACATTCGACAGAGGGGTTTGAGGGAATGGTTATCAGTGATATCAACAGTGTCACGGACGGCACCAACGAAAACGTTGGTGGTGATGAACATGGTTCTAATGGGGTATTCAATTTTGGCGACGTCATGATTCATCAAGTGATTCATACCATCGAGTTCTGCTTAAACTGTATCTCCCATACAGCCTCATACCTGCGTCTTTGGGCGCTATCACTGGCACACGCACAATTGTCCAGTGTGTTGTGGGACATGACCATATCAAACGCGTTCAGTTCTAAGGATTCRGGTTCGCCTTTAGCGGTGATGAAGGTGGTTTTCCTGTTTGGTATGTGGTTTGTCTTAACCATATGTATCTTGGTCTTCATGGAAGGTACCTCTGCAATGCTGCATGCATTACGTTTGCATTGGGTGGAGGCAATGtccaaatttttcgaaGGTGAAGGGTACGCATACGAGccattttcatttggtaCTATAACCGAGTAA
- the ERB1 gene encoding ribosome biogenesis protein ERB1 has protein sequence MVKNNKISETKISKKRAANEESDVEQDEDNFLSVDGLIDAETSESDEEYESAVEEKESSSDEEASGDADDDSDAELNKLLAEEEGEEEEGYDSSEFSDDTTSLTDKLSGVKLHTIADPNIYSKYVDGRDRVIKPEINPVYDSDDSDGETQNTIGNIPLSAYDEMPHIGYDINGKRIMRPAKGSALDQLLESIELPEGWTGLLDKNSGSSLNLTKEELELISKIQRNEQTDDSINPYEPLIDWFTRHEEVMPLTAVPEPKRRFVPSKNEAKRVMKIVRAIREGRIIPPKKLKELKEQEKTENYQFDLWGDSTETDDHVMHLRAPKVPPPTNEESYNPPEEYLLSPKEKEAWENTEYSERERNFLPQKYAALRKVPGYGESVRERFERSLDLYLAPRVRKNKLNIDPDSLIPELPSPKDLRPFPIRCSTIYAGHKGKVRTLSIDPSGLWLATGSDDGTVRVWEILTGREVYKTTLVDSEENPDDHIECIEWNPDANNGILAVAVGENIHLIVPPIFGYDIENNGKTKIEDGFGYDTFGTVKKSNLEVNGDDDDNEEGKNDTSKNAVKKQVAQWNKPSQEQLEKDICITITCKKTVKKLSWHRKGDYFVTVQPDSGNTSVLIHQVSKHLTQSPFRKSKGIIMDAKFHPFKPQLFVCSQRYVRIYDLSQQVLVKKLLPGARWLSKIDIHPRGDNLIASSFDKRVLWHDLDLASTPYKTLRYHDKAVRSVNFHKKLPLFSSAADDGTIHIFHATVYDDMMKNPMIVPLKKLTGHKVINSLGVLDAIWHPREAWLFSAGADNTARLWTT, from the coding sequence ATGGTAAAGAACAATAAGATTTCCGAGACGAAGATCTCCAAGAAGAGAGCAGCTAATGAAGAATCCGATGTTGAGCAGGATGAGGACAACTTCTTATCCGTCGATGGATTAATTGATGCCGAGACAAGCGAGAGTGACGAAGAGTATGAATCCGCTGTCGAAGAGAAGGAGTCGTcttctgatgaagaagccaGTGGAGATGCCGATGATGATTCGGACGCTGAATTAAACAAATTGCTAgccgaagaagaaggcgaagaagaagagggtTATGACAGCTCTGAATTTTCTGACGACACAACTTCCTTAACTGACAAATTATCCGGCGTAAAGTTACATACCATTGCTGATCCAAATATCTACTCAAAATACGTAGATGGTAGAGACAGAGTCATCAAACCAGAGATTAATCCCGTTTACGACAGTGATGACAGTGACGGTGAAACGCAAAATACTATTGGTAACATTCCACTGTCTGCTTACGATGAAATGCCACACATTGGTTACGATATCAATGGTAAAAGAATTATGAGACCTGCCAAGGGTTCCGCTTTAGACCAACTGTTAGAATCTATAGAATTACCTGAAGGTTGGACCGGGTTGTTGGACAAGAATTCCGGATCCAGTTTGAATCTAACCAAAGAGGAATTGGAACTCATTTCTAAAATTCAAAGGAATGAACAAACTGACGATAGTATAAACCCATATGAACCTTTGATCGATTGGTTCACTAGACACGAAGAGGTTATGCCGTTGACCGCTGTTCCAGAACCTAAGAGAAGATTCGTCCCATCCAAGAATGAAGCTAAGAGGGTTATGAAGATAGTTAGAGCTATCAGAGAAGGTCGTATTATTCCtccaaagaaattaaaagaattgaaagaaCAGGAAAAGACTGAAAACTACCAATTCGATTTGTGGGGTGATTCTACTGAAACTGATGATCATGTGATGCATTTAAGAGCCCCAAAAGTACCCCCACCAACTAATGAAGAAAGTTATAACCCACCCGAAGAGTATCTTTTGtcaccaaaagaaaaagaagctTGGGAAAATACCGAATACagtgaaagagaaagaaattttctACCTCAAAAGTATGCTGCCCTAAGAAAAGTTCCTGGTTACGGTGAATCCGTCAgagaaagatttgaaagatctTTGGATTTGTATCTAGCTCCTCGTGTCCGTAAGAACAAATTGAACATCGATCCAGATTCTTTGATTCCAGAACTTCCCTCTCCAAAGGATTTGAGACCTTTCCCTATCCGTTGCTCCACAATATACGCTGGGCACAAGGGTAAAGTACGTACACTATCCATTGATCCATCTGGGTTATGGCTAGCCACAGGTTCTGATGATGGTACGGTCAGAGTATGGGAAATTTTAACCGGTAGGGAAGTTTACAAAACGACTCTGGTCGATAGTGAAGAAAACCCAGATGACCATATTGAATGTATTGAATGGAACCCTGACGCTAATAACGGTATTCTTGCCGTTGCTGTTGGTGAAAATATTCATCTAATAGTACCACCAATATTTGGTTacgatattgaaaataatgGTAAAACTAAAATTGAAGATGGTTTCGGTTACGACACTTTTGGTACTGTTAAAAAGTCCAACCTAGAAGTAAACGGAGATGACGATGATAACGAAGAAGGTAAAAATGATACTTCCAAGAATGCTGTGAAAAAGCAAGTAGCCCAATGGAACAAACCTTCTCAAGAGCAGCTGGAAAAAGATATCTGTATCACCATTACCTGTAAGAAAACTGTCAAGAAACTTTCATGGCATAGAAAGGGTGACTATTTTGTCACTGTCCAACCTGACTCTGGTAATACTTCCGTTTTGATTCATCAAGTCTCCAAGCATTTGACTCAATCGCCCTTCAGAAAATCTAAGGGTATCATTATGGATGCCAAGTTCCATCCTTTCAAACCTCAACTATTTGTCTGTTCCCAAAGATACGTCAGGATTTATGATCTATCTCAACAGGTGTTGGTCAAGAAATTGTTGCCTGGTGCCCGTTGGTTATCCAAGATTGATATTCATCCAAGAGGTGACAACTTAATTGCGTCATCCTTCGATAAGAGAGTGTTATGGCACGATTTGGATTTGGCTAGTACACCATACAAGACACTAAGATACCATGATAAGGCCGTCAGAAGTGTGAACTTCCACAAAAAACTGCCTCTATTCAGTTCCGCCGCTGACGATGGTACtatacatatttttcatGCCACTGTTTATGATGACATGATGAAAAATCCAATGATTGttccattgaaaaaattaaccGGCCATAAAGTAATCAACAGTCTTGGTGTTCTTGATGCTATCTGGCATCCAAGAGAAGCTTGGTTGTTCTCTGCTGGTGCTGATAATACAGCTCGTTTGTGGACCACTTAG